A single region of the Panthera tigris isolate Pti1 chromosome B1, P.tigris_Pti1_mat1.1, whole genome shotgun sequence genome encodes:
- the EPGN gene encoding epigen isoform X3: MAFGVPISVYLLFKAMTALTEEAAVTGTPSNTTQQTDYTEGPIALKFSHPCLEDHNSYCINGVCAFHHELEKAICRCFTGYTGERCLKLKSPYNICSGGRPL; encoded by the exons ATGGCTTTCGGAGTGCCAATATCAGTCTATCTTTTATTCAAAG CAATGACAGCATTGACTGAAGAGGCAGCCGTGACTGGAACACCTTCAAACACAACCCAGCAAA CTGACTACACAGAAGGGCCCATAGCCTTGAAGTTCTCACATCCTTGCCTGGAAGACCACAATAGTTACTGCATCAATGGTGTTTGTGCATTCCACCATGAGCTGGAAAAAGCCATCTGCAG gtgtTTTACTGGTTATACTGGAGAAAG GTGTCTAAAATTGAAATCACCTTACAACATCTGTTCTGGAGGAAGACCACTGTGA
- the EPGN gene encoding epigen isoform X1 → MAFGVPISVYLLFKAMTALTEEAAVTGTPSNTTQQSNWTVNKTEADYTEGPIALKFSHPCLEDHNSYCINGVCAFHHELEKAICRCFTGYTGERCEHLTLTSYAVDSYEKYIAIGIGVGLLLSGFLAIFYCYITKRCLKLKSPYNICSGGRPL, encoded by the exons ATGGCTTTCGGAGTGCCAATATCAGTCTATCTTTTATTCAAAG CAATGACAGCATTGACTGAAGAGGCAGCCGTGACTGGAACACCTTCAAACACAACCCAGCAAAGTAACTGGACAGTTAACAAAACAGAAG CTGACTACACAGAAGGGCCCATAGCCTTGAAGTTCTCACATCCTTGCCTGGAAGACCACAATAGTTACTGCATCAATGGTGTTTGTGCATTCCACCATGAGCTGGAAAAAGCCATCTGCAG gtgtTTTACTGGTTATACTGGAGAAAGGTGTGAACACTTGACCTTAACTTCATATGCTGTGGATTCTtatgaaaaatacattgcaattggGATTGGTGTTGGATTATTATTAAGTggttttcttgctattttttactGCTACATAACAAAGag GTGTCTAAAATTGAAATCACCTTACAACATCTGTTCTGGAGGAAGACCACTGTGA
- the EPGN gene encoding epigen isoform X4, whose protein sequence is MAFGVPISVYLLFKAMTALTEEAAVTGTPSNTTQQSNWTVNKTEADYTEGPIALKFSHPCLEDHNSYCINGVCAFHHELEKAICRCLKLKSPYNICSGGRPL, encoded by the exons ATGGCTTTCGGAGTGCCAATATCAGTCTATCTTTTATTCAAAG CAATGACAGCATTGACTGAAGAGGCAGCCGTGACTGGAACACCTTCAAACACAACCCAGCAAAGTAACTGGACAGTTAACAAAACAGAAG CTGACTACACAGAAGGGCCCATAGCCTTGAAGTTCTCACATCCTTGCCTGGAAGACCACAATAGTTACTGCATCAATGGTGTTTGTGCATTCCACCATGAGCTGGAAAAAGCCATCTGCAG GTGTCTAAAATTGAAATCACCTTACAACATCTGTTCTGGAGGAAGACCACTGTGA
- the EPGN gene encoding epigen isoform X2, with translation MAFGVPISVYLLFKAMTALTEEAAVTGTPSNTTQQSNWTVNKTEADYTEGPIALKFSHPCLEDHNSYCINGVCAFHHELEKAICRCFTGYTGERCLKLKSPYNICSGGRPL, from the exons ATGGCTTTCGGAGTGCCAATATCAGTCTATCTTTTATTCAAAG CAATGACAGCATTGACTGAAGAGGCAGCCGTGACTGGAACACCTTCAAACACAACCCAGCAAAGTAACTGGACAGTTAACAAAACAGAAG CTGACTACACAGAAGGGCCCATAGCCTTGAAGTTCTCACATCCTTGCCTGGAAGACCACAATAGTTACTGCATCAATGGTGTTTGTGCATTCCACCATGAGCTGGAAAAAGCCATCTGCAG gtgtTTTACTGGTTATACTGGAGAAAG GTGTCTAAAATTGAAATCACCTTACAACATCTGTTCTGGAGGAAGACCACTGTGA
- the EPGN gene encoding epigen isoform X5, with the protein MAFGVPISVYLLFKAMTALTEEAAVTGTPSNTTQQTDYTEGPIALKFSHPCLEDHNSYCINGVCAFHHELEKAICRCLKLKSPYNICSGGRPL; encoded by the exons ATGGCTTTCGGAGTGCCAATATCAGTCTATCTTTTATTCAAAG CAATGACAGCATTGACTGAAGAGGCAGCCGTGACTGGAACACCTTCAAACACAACCCAGCAAA CTGACTACACAGAAGGGCCCATAGCCTTGAAGTTCTCACATCCTTGCCTGGAAGACCACAATAGTTACTGCATCAATGGTGTTTGTGCATTCCACCATGAGCTGGAAAAAGCCATCTGCAG GTGTCTAAAATTGAAATCACCTTACAACATCTGTTCTGGAGGAAGACCACTGTGA